From one Rosa rugosa chromosome 4, drRosRugo1.1, whole genome shotgun sequence genomic stretch:
- the LOC133743295 gene encoding probable dolichyl pyrophosphate Man9GlcNAc2 alpha-1,3-glucosyltransferase isoform X1 codes for MRWTVLSSDALVFFPAVFYFIVVYYTGRNQSGRMYGRAWHIAIILLNPCLILIDHGHFQYNCISLGLTVGAIAAILSDKDLLACVLYSLALNHKQTIQSREIEKNDPERHGEIGCDRSILEREREREREREREREREKTSIRPHGQPRFEESPSPSIVSHCLTVPIPIAINISRTL; via the exons ATGAGGTGGACAGTGTTATCGTCCGATGCCTTGGTGTTCTTTCctgctgttttttattttattgttgtttACTATACTGGCCGTAATCAGAGTGGCCGTATGTATGGCAGAGCATGGCACATTGCAATAATTTTACTCAATCCGTGCTTGATCTTAATTGATCATGGTCATTTCCAG TATAATTGCATCAGCTTGGGTCTGACTGTGGGAGCTATTGCTGCTATTCTTTCTGACAAAGATCTTCTAGCCTGTGTCTTATACAGCCTTGCTCTCAACCACAAACAG ACAATACAAtccagagagatagagaagaaCGATCCAGAGAGACATGGAGAGATTGGGTGTGACAGAAGCATactagaaagagagagagagagagagagagagagagagagagagagagagagagagaagacctCCATCCGTCCGCACGGGCAGCCTCGATTCGAAGAAAGTCCCTCGCCCTCAATCGTCAGCCACTGCTTGACGGTCCCGATTCCGATCGCAATCAACATCAGCAGAACCTTG TGA
- the LOC133743295 gene encoding probable dolichyl pyrophosphate Man9GlcNAc2 alpha-1,3-glucosyltransferase isoform X2, which yields MRWTVLSSDALVFFPAVFYFIVVYYTGRNQSGRMYGRAWHIAIILLNPCLILIDHGHFQYNCISLGLTVGAIAAILSDKDLLACVLYSLALNHKQ from the exons ATGAGGTGGACAGTGTTATCGTCCGATGCCTTGGTGTTCTTTCctgctgttttttattttattgttgtttACTATACTGGCCGTAATCAGAGTGGCCGTATGTATGGCAGAGCATGGCACATTGCAATAATTTTACTCAATCCGTGCTTGATCTTAATTGATCATGGTCATTTCCAG TATAATTGCATCAGCTTGGGTCTGACTGTGGGAGCTATTGCTGCTATTCTTTCTGACAAAGATCTTCTAGCCTGTGTCTTATACAGCCTTGCTCTCAACCACAAACAG TGA